A DNA window from Ahaetulla prasina isolate Xishuangbanna chromosome 7, ASM2864084v1, whole genome shotgun sequence contains the following coding sequences:
- the FAM234B gene encoding protein FAM234B isoform X4, with translation MATVLSRALKLPGKKSPDLGEYDPLTQADSDESEDDLVLNLQKNGGVKNGKSPLGEVQDVDSDMETSIAKQHLSEGMTEEYPSEMNNGLEQKTASSLMPYLRTAIFLLTVVISMILVLVCAFLIPCPPRDLHNTWIHNLGQVADGILFPPELFDVNNDGLPDVLLSFTALKNASVLGVSTPWVTIMALSGMNGSILWASHVKEEILSVQCKNLDSAFFAEPVCLVTGTSTFLSLLSASSGKSVWTFDSSHFSNGILAAPAVIIPDVDGDRISDLMVLTLGKTQPELSFILISGKTGSPVGGPVKYSINRRGKLIDPQIYITCHGAVYILFGFGRVYAVALRDIFAQARNHDNFPPVLQHEEPEWEKHRSIDLLEFIDIYSGGVVFLQAVKSSDSNCSDLLITTEHGLTLLRGQDLEQRWTLEQPNIDSQPCPGYFNEDQTLDFMLQAQHGNVSRKILVVDGKSGLPVWNYELPYHMRKSDALSVLTLDKKSVFLFWANEKQSFFKSLDNFRWQKASA, from the exons ATGGCTACGGTGTTGTCACGGGCGCTGAAGCTGCCAG GTAAGAAGAGTCCAGACCTTGGAGAATATGACCCTCTCACTCAGGCTGACAGTGATGAGAGTGAAGATGACTTGGTCCTCAATTTGCAGAAGAATGGTGGCGTTAAAAATGGGAAAAGTCCCCTAGGGGAAGTCCAGGATGTTGATTCAGATATGGAAACTAGTATAGCCAAGCAGCATCTCTCGGAAGGTATGACAGAAGAGTACCCAAGTGAAATGAACAATGGTTTGGAGCAGAAGACAGCCAGTTCCTTGATGCCTTATTTGCGCACCGCCATCTTCTTACTCACTGTGGTTATCTCCATGATCCTTGTGCTGGTGTGTGCGTTCCTCATTCCTTGTCCACCAAGAGACTTGCATAATACTTGGATTCACAACTTAGGACAAGTAGCAG ATGGAATTCTGTTTCCACCAGAACTTTTTGATGTAAATAATGATGGTCTCCCTGATGTCTTGCTCTCCTTCACCGCTTTGAAAAATGCTAGTGTATTGG GTGTCTCCACACCATGGGTAACAATAATGGCACTTTCGGGTATGAACGGCAGCATCTTATGGGCCAGTCATGTTAAAGAAGAGATTTTGAGTGTGCAGTGTAAGAATTTGGACTCTGCATTCTTTGCAGAGCCTGTCTGCCTTGTTACTGGGACCTCTACATTTCTCAGTCTTCTGAGTGCCTCATCAG GGAAGTCAGTTTGGACCTTTGATTCCTCCCACTTTTCTAATGGAATCTTGGCTGCTCCAGCTGTTATTATACCTGATGTGGATGGAGATCGGATCAGTGATTTGATGGTCTTGACCCTTGGAAAAACACAG cCAGAATTGAGCTTTATCCTGATATCGGGTAAAACTGGAAGCCCAGTGGGAGGACCTGTGAAGTACAGTATCAATAGACGTGGAAAACTGATTGATCCACAAATTTATATCACCTGCCATGGAGCAGTCTACATCCTGTTTGGCTTTG GTCGGGTCTATGCAGTTGCTTTAAGAGATATCTTTGCGCAGGCCAGAAATCATGATAATTTTCCTCCAGTGCTGCAGCACGAAGAACCAGAGTGGGAGAAACACAGATCAATCGATTTGTTAGAGTTCATTGATATTTACAG TGGTGGCGTTGTGTTTCTACAGGCAGTGAAATCGTCTGACAGCAATTGCAGTGACCTTTTGATCACCACTGAACATGGTTTGACTTTACTGCGAGGTCAAGATTTGGAACAGCGTTGGACTCTAGAGCAGCCGAATATTGACAG CCAGCCTTGCCCGGGGTACTTCAATGAAGATCAAACTTTGGATTTCATGCTTCAGGCCCAGCATGGAAACGTCTCTAGAAAG ATTCTGGTTGTAGATGGTAAATCAGGACTGCCAGTTTGGAATTATGAGCTGCCATATCACATGAGAAAATCAGATGCACTGTCAGTGCTGACTTTGGACAAAAAATCTGTCTTTCTTTTCTGGGCTAATGAGAAGCAATCTTTCTTCAAAAGCTTG GACAACTTCCGTTGGCAAAAAGCATCAGCCTAA
- the FAM234B gene encoding protein FAM234B isoform X5: protein MATVLSRALKLPGKKSPDLGEYDPLTQADSDESEDDLVLNLQKNGGVKNGKSPLGEVQDVDSDMETSIAKQHLSEGMTEEYPSEMNNGLEQKTASSLMPYLRTAIFLLTVVISMILVLVCAFLIPCPPRDLHNTWIHNLGQVADGILFPPELFDVNNDGLPDVLLSFTALKNASVLGVSTPWVTIMALSGMNGSILWASHVKEEILSVQCKNLDSAFFAEPVCLVTGTSTFLSLLSASSGKSVWTFDSSHFSNGILAAPAVIIPDVDGDRISDLMVLTLGKTQPELSFILISGKTGSPVGGPVKYSINRRGKLIDPQIYITCHGAVYILFGFGRVYAVALRDIFAQARNHDNFPPVLQHEEPEWEKHRSIDLLEFIDIYSGGVVFLQAVKSSDSNCSDLLITTEHGLTLLRGQDLEQRWTLEQPNIDSQPCPGYFNEDQTLDFMLQAQHGNVSRKILVVDGKSGLPVWNYELPYHMRKSDALSVLTLDKKSVFLFWANEKQSFFKSLLE, encoded by the exons ATGGCTACGGTGTTGTCACGGGCGCTGAAGCTGCCAG GTAAGAAGAGTCCAGACCTTGGAGAATATGACCCTCTCACTCAGGCTGACAGTGATGAGAGTGAAGATGACTTGGTCCTCAATTTGCAGAAGAATGGTGGCGTTAAAAATGGGAAAAGTCCCCTAGGGGAAGTCCAGGATGTTGATTCAGATATGGAAACTAGTATAGCCAAGCAGCATCTCTCGGAAGGTATGACAGAAGAGTACCCAAGTGAAATGAACAATGGTTTGGAGCAGAAGACAGCCAGTTCCTTGATGCCTTATTTGCGCACCGCCATCTTCTTACTCACTGTGGTTATCTCCATGATCCTTGTGCTGGTGTGTGCGTTCCTCATTCCTTGTCCACCAAGAGACTTGCATAATACTTGGATTCACAACTTAGGACAAGTAGCAG ATGGAATTCTGTTTCCACCAGAACTTTTTGATGTAAATAATGATGGTCTCCCTGATGTCTTGCTCTCCTTCACCGCTTTGAAAAATGCTAGTGTATTGG GTGTCTCCACACCATGGGTAACAATAATGGCACTTTCGGGTATGAACGGCAGCATCTTATGGGCCAGTCATGTTAAAGAAGAGATTTTGAGTGTGCAGTGTAAGAATTTGGACTCTGCATTCTTTGCAGAGCCTGTCTGCCTTGTTACTGGGACCTCTACATTTCTCAGTCTTCTGAGTGCCTCATCAG GGAAGTCAGTTTGGACCTTTGATTCCTCCCACTTTTCTAATGGAATCTTGGCTGCTCCAGCTGTTATTATACCTGATGTGGATGGAGATCGGATCAGTGATTTGATGGTCTTGACCCTTGGAAAAACACAG cCAGAATTGAGCTTTATCCTGATATCGGGTAAAACTGGAAGCCCAGTGGGAGGACCTGTGAAGTACAGTATCAATAGACGTGGAAAACTGATTGATCCACAAATTTATATCACCTGCCATGGAGCAGTCTACATCCTGTTTGGCTTTG GTCGGGTCTATGCAGTTGCTTTAAGAGATATCTTTGCGCAGGCCAGAAATCATGATAATTTTCCTCCAGTGCTGCAGCACGAAGAACCAGAGTGGGAGAAACACAGATCAATCGATTTGTTAGAGTTCATTGATATTTACAG TGGTGGCGTTGTGTTTCTACAGGCAGTGAAATCGTCTGACAGCAATTGCAGTGACCTTTTGATCACCACTGAACATGGTTTGACTTTACTGCGAGGTCAAGATTTGGAACAGCGTTGGACTCTAGAGCAGCCGAATATTGACAG CCAGCCTTGCCCGGGGTACTTCAATGAAGATCAAACTTTGGATTTCATGCTTCAGGCCCAGCATGGAAACGTCTCTAGAAAG ATTCTGGTTGTAGATGGTAAATCAGGACTGCCAGTTTGGAATTATGAGCTGCCATATCACATGAGAAAATCAGATGCACTGTCAGTGCTGACTTTGGACAAAAAATCTGTCTTTCTTTTCTGGGCTAATGAGAAGCAATCTTTCTTCAAAAGCTTG